Proteins encoded together in one Gemmatimonadota bacterium DH-78 window:
- a CDS encoding SDR family NAD(P)-dependent oxidoreductase translates to MSETRDVLRRALEAIDDLTERLHAAESRRHEPIAVVGMACRFPGGADTPDRYWRLIRDAASGIVEVPADRWAIEGWYDPELKEPGTSHTRFGGFVGPLDGFDAAFFGVAPREAATLDPQQRLLLECTWEALERSGEAPDRLKGSATGVYVGITASDYGRLLRIGRDDSDVYAATGTALNAAAGRLSFVLGLQGPAMAIDTACSSSLVATHLACAGLRAGDCDRAVVGGVNAILSPEPFALFSRWGMISNSEECRTFDAGASGFVRGEGCGVLVLKRLSDAQAAGDPIVAVIRGTAVNQDGPSSGLSVPNGPAQVKVIEAALSDAGLQPHEVDFVEAHGTGTPLGDPIEVEALGEAYGSGRRADDPLMIGSVKPNVGHLESAAGVAGLMKLILALRAAELPAQRYFDEPNPRIDWSSLPVRVVDERRDWPARGERRRGAVSSFGFSGTNAHVIVESAPEPSVADAPTATSTPAPLRPRLVPLSGRSEEAVREAAAALAAALDADPALALDDVERTAMTGRSHFPWRAVAVAADRADLVRKLRALAAGEEPAGTVIGRDPAHRRPKVAALFTGQGAQYPGMGLALRDVFPAFREAWDRMAEVYRAETGGDLTALVADEGGAVHGTEVTQPALYALQRALAALFDAWGVRPEAVLGHSVGEFAAACGAGVFSEADGMRIIAARGRLMGALPAGGGMIAVAAPADEVRAAIEPWSSRVGLAALNGPADVVVSGDLEWLAAVEGACAERGWKSRRLEVSHAFHSHRMDPVLPDFRAVLERAALSAPRLPLASNVEGSTAPDAGSTVEYWLRHLREPVRFEEGMRALVEAGVDVHLELGPRPTLLGMAGRFLPPDSMRGAPSLRRAEEPATAVLLALGRLYVAGVDPQWEGLLQGAGRRVALPTYPFQRRRYWAASKPVMGGAEPAAPTADEAPAVHPLLGPRFSSPAARDQFACTVDPRRVPWLSEHRVAGATVFPATAHLELMRAAAALRIGGAVEVESLTFAEALVLDGGSGRDVRAVIADDEGADTLQIWSRPRDGEGEWTLHATGRLRAAAPGEAPAADEAPAHAAPADLEAYRAEMEAVGLGYGPHFLALREATAIEGSAWGRLSLPEGASTAGFGVHPALLDAAFHLAGLARRSEDGAFWLPVGIRAVRFGAEAGGEVRASCRVQMADARRTVLDLDLHRPDGRWVASVRGLEVRRVERAAFQRAIRKATAATTPDPLLHTAWRAWPGADGAGADGADASGRWALVAPATAELGPLLEAFAAAGIPARTLAASEAAALPSDEGVIDLRAAFADRGPAGRGVVEAVVDGAVGESLALLRARAASGPVAGRFALVTRGAWPVLDADRPDPVGAALWGLGATAGSEWSGAEVVLIDGADPASPEGARALVEVLRGRGRETRFAVRGGDVYVQRLVTGGDAPLPPVAREGEYDLVIAERGDLSGLDLVAATPRDPGPGEVAIRTVASGLNFRDVLNLLDMYPGEPGPLGNECAGWVEAVGEGVDGVAPGDLVACIASSTFGSRVIASRDMVFAVPTALSAAEAAGFAIPHLTAWLALCHIGGMKAGDRVLIHAAAGGVGLAAVHLAHALGATVVGTAGSPEKRRLLEELGVSAVFDSRSTLSADRVREATAGHGVDLVLNSLVGESIDEGLRALAPGGRFLEIGLRELRSPSEIAALRSDIEYTPLILGDWCIERPQAVRAMWSELVALLDAGRIPPPPVRRFRLGEVEAAFRFMARAHHVGRVVITHPDPALPRFRSDATWLVTGGLGALGLQVAEWLADRGARHLLLQGRSEPSTGAQTRIAALAGRGVSVRVVRGDVSEGLPEAAEGEPPLRGVVHCAGVNDDALLANHDADRMRRVLHPKLGGLQAMLGDPRGDSLDHLILFSSGSGLMGAPGQAAYAAANAGLDAWALRRRREGRAGLAVAWGAWAGEGMAARTTEQTRAQWAEQGVGMLEPEQAFAALDAAVAAECGRVAVLPIDWARLGARSELSPFFDELVARRDDGGEGAPADEGGDGAAGELRALPAPERPGALLALLRKEAAAVLGLETPGELDARLGFQEQGMDSLMSVELAGRLSRRIGIELPSTFAFDHPTLQALADYIGEVLFDAPEAGGDHEPESPENDAADWATSLEGLTEDELEMVLRRELDDVDF, encoded by the coding sequence GTGAGCGAGACCCGCGATGTGCTGCGCCGCGCGCTCGAGGCGATCGACGACCTCACCGAGCGGCTGCACGCCGCCGAGAGCCGCCGCCACGAGCCGATCGCGGTGGTCGGCATGGCCTGCCGCTTTCCCGGCGGGGCCGATACCCCCGATCGCTACTGGCGCCTGATCCGCGATGCCGCCTCGGGAATCGTGGAGGTGCCGGCCGATCGGTGGGCGATCGAGGGGTGGTACGACCCCGAGTTGAAGGAGCCCGGCACCTCGCACACCCGCTTCGGCGGCTTCGTGGGCCCCCTCGACGGATTCGACGCCGCCTTCTTCGGTGTGGCTCCGCGCGAGGCCGCCACGCTGGATCCGCAGCAGCGGCTCCTGCTCGAGTGCACCTGGGAGGCGCTCGAGCGGTCGGGCGAGGCCCCCGACCGGCTCAAGGGCAGCGCGACCGGCGTGTACGTGGGAATCACCGCCTCCGACTACGGGCGTCTGCTCCGGATCGGACGCGACGACTCCGACGTGTACGCGGCCACCGGCACGGCGCTGAACGCCGCGGCCGGGCGCCTCTCCTTCGTGCTGGGGCTGCAGGGCCCGGCGATGGCGATCGACACCGCCTGCTCGTCGTCGCTGGTGGCCACGCACCTCGCCTGCGCGGGGCTGCGCGCGGGCGACTGCGACCGCGCGGTGGTGGGCGGTGTGAATGCGATTCTCTCGCCCGAGCCCTTCGCCCTCTTCTCGCGCTGGGGCATGATCTCCAACTCCGAGGAGTGCCGCACCTTCGATGCCGGGGCCTCGGGCTTCGTGCGGGGCGAGGGGTGCGGGGTGCTGGTGCTGAAGCGGCTCTCCGACGCGCAGGCGGCCGGCGACCCGATCGTGGCCGTGATCCGCGGCACCGCGGTGAATCAGGACGGCCCGAGCTCCGGGCTGTCGGTGCCCAACGGACCCGCCCAGGTGAAGGTGATCGAGGCGGCGCTGTCCGATGCCGGGCTGCAGCCCCACGAGGTGGACTTCGTCGAGGCGCACGGCACCGGCACGCCCCTCGGCGATCCCATCGAGGTGGAGGCGCTGGGCGAGGCCTACGGCTCGGGCCGACGCGCCGACGACCCCCTCATGATCGGCTCGGTGAAGCCCAACGTCGGCCACCTCGAGTCGGCGGCCGGGGTGGCGGGTCTGATGAAACTGATCCTCGCGTTGCGCGCGGCCGAGCTTCCGGCTCAGCGGTACTTCGACGAGCCCAACCCGCGCATCGACTGGTCGTCGCTGCCGGTGCGAGTGGTCGACGAGCGGCGCGACTGGCCCGCGCGCGGCGAGCGCCGGCGCGGCGCGGTGAGTTCGTTCGGGTTCAGTGGCACCAACGCGCACGTGATCGTCGAGTCGGCCCCGGAGCCGTCGGTCGCCGACGCCCCGACGGCGACCTCGACGCCGGCCCCGCTCCGCCCCCGTCTCGTGCCGCTTTCGGGCCGCAGCGAGGAGGCGGTGCGCGAGGCGGCCGCCGCGCTGGCCGCGGCCCTCGACGCCGATCCGGCCCTCGCCCTCGACGACGTCGAGCGCACGGCCATGACGGGTCGCAGTCACTTCCCCTGGCGGGCCGTCGCGGTGGCCGCCGATCGCGCCGATCTGGTGCGCAAGCTCCGCGCGCTCGCCGCGGGCGAGGAACCGGCGGGCACCGTGATCGGGCGCGATCCGGCGCACCGGCGCCCGAAGGTGGCGGCGCTCTTCACCGGGCAGGGGGCGCAGTACCCCGGCATGGGGCTCGCCCTGCGCGACGTCTTTCCCGCCTTCCGCGAGGCCTGGGACCGCATGGCGGAGGTGTACCGCGCCGAGACGGGCGGCGACCTCACGGCACTGGTGGCCGACGAGGGGGGCGCGGTCCACGGCACCGAGGTCACCCAGCCGGCTCTGTACGCGCTGCAGCGGGCGCTGGCGGCGCTGTTCGACGCGTGGGGTGTGCGCCCGGAGGCGGTGCTCGGGCACAGCGTGGGCGAGTTCGCCGCGGCCTGCGGCGCCGGCGTCTTCTCCGAGGCCGACGGCATGCGCATCATCGCCGCGCGCGGTCGCCTGATGGGCGCCCTGCCCGCGGGCGGGGGCATGATCGCGGTCGCGGCGCCCGCCGACGAGGTGCGCGCGGCCATCGAGCCGTGGTCGTCGCGGGTGGGACTGGCGGCGCTGAACGGACCCGCCGACGTGGTGGTGTCCGGCGACCTCGAGTGGCTGGCCGCCGTGGAGGGCGCCTGCGCCGAGCGCGGGTGGAAGAGTCGACGCCTCGAGGTGTCGCACGCCTTCCACTCGCACCGCATGGACCCCGTGCTGCCCGACTTCCGAGCGGTGCTCGAGCGGGCGGCGCTGTCCGCTCCGCGGCTGCCGCTGGCCTCCAACGTGGAGGGCTCCACCGCACCCGATGCCGGGAGCACGGTCGAGTACTGGTTGCGCCACCTGCGCGAGCCGGTGCGTTTCGAAGAGGGCATGCGGGCGCTGGTGGAGGCCGGCGTGGACGTGCATCTCGAACTCGGGCCCCGACCCACCCTGCTCGGCATGGCGGGTCGCTTTCTGCCCCCCGACTCGATGCGGGGTGCCCCGTCGCTTCGCCGGGCCGAGGAGCCGGCCACCGCCGTGCTCCTGGCCCTCGGGCGCCTGTACGTGGCCGGGGTCGATCCGCAGTGGGAGGGACTCCTGCAGGGCGCGGGTCGCCGGGTGGCGCTGCCCACCTACCCCTTCCAGCGCCGCCGCTACTGGGCCGCGTCGAAGCCGGTGATGGGTGGCGCCGAGCCGGCCGCACCGACCGCCGACGAGGCGCCCGCCGTCCATCCGCTCCTCGGCCCGCGCTTCTCGTCGCCGGCCGCGCGCGACCAGTTCGCCTGCACCGTCGATCCGCGCCGCGTGCCCTGGTTGTCGGAGCATCGCGTGGCCGGGGCGACCGTCTTTCCGGCCACCGCCCACCTCGAGCTCATGCGGGCGGCGGCGGCTCTCCGCATCGGGGGCGCCGTCGAGGTGGAGTCGCTCACCTTCGCCGAGGCGCTGGTTCTCGACGGAGGCTCCGGGCGCGACGTGCGAGCGGTGATCGCCGACGACGAGGGGGCCGACACCCTCCAGATCTGGAGCCGTCCGCGGGACGGCGAGGGGGAGTGGACGCTGCACGCCACCGGTCGGCTGCGCGCCGCGGCGCCCGGGGAGGCCCCGGCGGCCGACGAGGCGCCGGCCCATGCGGCCCCCGCCGATCTCGAGGCGTACCGCGCGGAGATGGAGGCGGTGGGCCTGGGGTACGGTCCCCACTTCCTCGCGCTCCGCGAGGCGACCGCGATCGAGGGATCGGCCTGGGGCCGACTGTCGCTGCCCGAGGGCGCGTCCACCGCCGGCTTCGGCGTCCACCCCGCGCTGCTCGACGCGGCCTTCCACCTCGCCGGCCTGGCCCGGCGCTCGGAAGACGGCGCCTTCTGGCTGCCGGTGGGCATCCGTGCCGTGCGGTTCGGGGCCGAGGCGGGCGGTGAGGTGCGGGCGTCCTGCCGGGTGCAGATGGCCGACGCGCGGCGCACCGTGCTCGACCTCGATCTCCACCGCCCCGACGGCCGATGGGTGGCCTCGGTGCGCGGGCTCGAGGTGCGGCGCGTGGAGCGCGCCGCCTTCCAGCGCGCCATTCGCAAGGCGACCGCCGCCACCACTCCCGACCCCCTGCTGCACACCGCGTGGCGGGCGTGGCCGGGGGCGGACGGCGCCGGGGCGGACGGCGCGGACGCGTCGGGTCGCTGGGCCCTCGTCGCCCCCGCCACCGCCGAGCTCGGCCCCCTGCTCGAAGCCTTCGCCGCGGCGGGCATCCCGGCGCGGACCCTCGCGGCGTCGGAGGCTGCGGCGCTCCCCTCCGACGAGGGGGTGATCGACCTGCGGGCCGCCTTCGCTGACCGAGGCCCCGCGGGGCGCGGCGTGGTGGAAGCGGTGGTCGACGGCGCGGTGGGCGAGAGCCTCGCCCTCCTCCGCGCACGGGCGGCCTCCGGCCCCGTCGCCGGCCGGTTCGCGCTGGTCACCCGGGGGGCCTGGCCGGTGCTCGACGCCGACCGGCCCGACCCGGTGGGCGCCGCCCTGTGGGGGCTGGGCGCCACCGCCGGATCGGAGTGGTCGGGCGCCGAGGTCGTGCTGATCGACGGGGCCGACCCCGCGTCGCCGGAGGGTGCGCGTGCCCTGGTCGAGGTGCTGCGCGGCCGGGGCCGCGAGACCCGCTTCGCCGTGCGGGGCGGCGACGTGTACGTCCAGCGCCTGGTCACCGGGGGCGACGCGCCTCTGCCGCCCGTGGCGCGCGAGGGCGAGTACGACCTCGTCATCGCCGAGCGGGGCGACCTGTCCGGTCTCGATCTGGTGGCCGCCACGCCGCGCGATCCGGGGCCGGGCGAGGTGGCGATCCGGACGGTGGCCAGCGGACTCAACTTCCGCGACGTGCTCAACCTGCTCGACATGTATCCGGGCGAGCCCGGCCCGCTGGGCAACGAGTGCGCGGGGTGGGTCGAGGCGGTGGGCGAGGGCGTAGACGGGGTGGCCCCTGGCGATCTCGTGGCCTGCATCGCCTCCTCCACCTTCGGCAGCCGGGTGATCGCCTCGCGCGACATGGTCTTCGCCGTGCCGACCGCCCTGTCGGCGGCCGAGGCGGCCGGATTCGCCATTCCCCATCTCACCGCCTGGCTCGCGCTGTGCCACATCGGCGGCATGAAGGCCGGCGACCGGGTGTTGATCCATGCGGCCGCAGGGGGCGTGGGGCTCGCCGCGGTGCATCTCGCGCACGCTCTGGGCGCGACGGTGGTGGGCACCGCCGGCTCGCCCGAGAAGCGGAGGCTGCTCGAGGAGCTCGGGGTGTCGGCCGTCTTCGACTCCCGGTCGACCCTCTCCGCCGATCGGGTGCGCGAGGCCACGGCCGGCCACGGTGTGGATCTCGTGCTCAACTCGCTGGTGGGCGAGTCGATCGACGAGGGGCTCCGTGCTCTGGCGCCCGGCGGACGCTTTCTCGAGATCGGACTCCGGGAACTGCGGAGTCCCTCCGAGATCGCCGCGCTGCGCTCGGACATTGAGTACACCCCCCTGATCCTCGGCGACTGGTGCATCGAGCGGCCGCAGGCGGTGCGCGCCATGTGGAGCGAACTCGTGGCGCTGCTCGACGCGGGCCGCATTCCACCGCCGCCGGTGCGGCGATTCCGCCTCGGCGAGGTGGAGGCGGCCTTCCGCTTCATGGCGCGTGCGCATCACGTCGGTCGCGTCGTCATCACCCACCCCGACCCCGCCCTTCCGCGTTTTCGCTCCGACGCGACCTGGCTCGTGACCGGCGGGCTCGGGGCCCTCGGGCTCCAGGTTGCCGAGTGGCTGGCCGATCGCGGGGCGCGGCACCTCCTGCTGCAGGGGCGTTCGGAGCCCTCGACCGGGGCGCAGACGCGGATCGCCGCGCTCGCCGGGCGCGGGGTGTCGGTGCGCGTGGTACGCGGCGATGTGTCGGAGGGACTCCCGGAGGCCGCGGAGGGCGAACCGCCGCTGCGCGGTGTGGTGCACTGCGCCGGGGTGAACGACGATGCGCTGCTCGCGAACCACGACGCCGACCGCATGCGCCGCGTGCTGCACCCCAAGCTCGGCGGTCTGCAGGCGATGCTGGGCGATCCGCGCGGCGACTCGCTCGATCACCTGATTCTCTTCTCGTCGGGATCGGGGCTCATGGGCGCCCCGGGGCAGGCCGCCTACGCCGCCGCGAACGCCGGTCTCGACGCCTGGGCGCTGCGCCGCCGCCGCGAGGGGCGGGCCGGGCTGGCGGTGGCCTGGGGCGCCTGGGCCGGCGAGGGCATGGCCGCGCGCACCACCGAACAGACGCGGGCGCAGTGGGCGGAGCAGGGTGTGGGGATGCTCGAGCCGGAGCAGGCCTTCGCGGCCCTCGACGCCGCGGTGGCCGCCGAGTGCGGGCGGGTGGCCGTGCTGCCCATCGACTGGGCGCGGCTCGGCGCGCGGTCGGAGTTGTCGCCCTTCTTCGACGAGCTGGTTGCCCGGCGCGACGACGGTGGGGAGGGCGCGCCCGCCGACGAGGGCGGGGATGGCGCCGCCGGCGAATTGCGGGCCCTGCCGGCCCCGGAACGCCCCGGCGCCCTGTTGGCGTTGTTGCGGAAGGAGGCCGCGGCGGTTCTGGGCCTCGAAACCCCCGGAGAGCTCGATGCCCGGCTGGGCTTCCAGGAGCAGGGCATGGACTCGCTCATGAGCGTGGAGCTCGCGGGTCGGCTCTCGCGCCGGATCGGGATCGAGCTGCCCTCCACTTTCGCCTTCGATCACCCGACACTCCAGGCGCTCGCCGACTATATTGGCGAGGTGCTCTTCGACGCCCCCGAGGCCGGGGGTGACCACGAGCCGGAGTCCCCCGAAAACGACGCCGCCGATTGGGCGACGTCGCTGGAGGGACTCACCGAGGACGAGCTCGAGATGGTGCTCCGCCGCGAACTCGACGACGTGGACTTCTGA